From a single Gadus morhua chromosome 3, gadMor3.0, whole genome shotgun sequence genomic region:
- the LOC115539904 gene encoding long-chain fatty acid transport protein 1, with amino-acid sequence MAKGVLSCLLVCVCSLGVTWLCWLPWAWGLLSGLALHTAWGRPCRFLYVACRTIKRDLMCLAAILRVKSSLLRHRCNHSSIPSLFSAVVALQPHKPALIDEATGEVWSFKDLQERSHAVAHWALQQGLVEGDVVALYLGSCPMLVSLWLGLAMVGVEAALINHNLRQSSLLHCVAVAQPRAMVYGAELTRAVLEVKASLEPSMGLFCTGLQEDQRARSSLGADHLDPMLACSPTAAPPYTLCKGFNDRLFLIYTSGTTGMPKAAIVVHSRYYRIAAFGFHSFGLRGDDVIYNCLPLYHSAGSIMGVGQCLLFGLTVVIKRKFSARCFWDDCVTYKCTAIQYIGEICRYLLAQEVRPSEAKHQVRVAIGNGLRPTVWEKFVKRFRIRRVGEFYGATECNCSLINIDGKVGACGFSSRILPNFYPIRLVRVQEDSMELIRNAQGLCVRCTPGEPGVLVGRIDQTDPLRRFDGYVDSESTAHKIAHSVFTAGDSAYVSGDMLVMDELGYMYFTDRGGDTFRWRGENVSATELEGVLSGLLGQVGVAVYGVAVPGVEGKAGMAAIADADRQVDVGNFLRAAEKALPSYALPVFLRLTSTLDTTGTFKILKMRLRQEGFDPGLSTDPIFYLNSRAGCYEALSPRRYCDITAGRERL; translated from the exons ATGGCTAAAGGGGTGCTGAGCTGtctgttagtgtgcgtgtgttccttGGGGGTCACATGGCTTTGTTGGCTTCCCTGGGCATGGGGGCTGCTGTCTGGGCTGGCTCTTCACACTGCCTGGGGCCGGCCCTGCCGCTTCCTCTATGTCGCTTGCCGGACCATCAAGAGAGATCTCAT GTGCCTCGCTGCCATTCTGCGGGTGAAGTCCTCCCTGCTCCGGCACCGATGCAACCACagctccatcccctctctcttctcagcAGTGGTGGCGCTGCAGCCACACAAGCCTGCCCTGATCGACGAAGCCACaggagag GTGTGGAGCTTTAAGGATCTGCAGGAGAGGAGTCATGCCGTGGCCCACTGGGCCTTGCAGCAGGGCTTGGTAGAGGGGGACGTTGTGGCCTTGTACCTGGGAAGCTGCCCGATGCTGGTCTCTCTGTGGCTGGGTCTGGCCATGGTCGGCGTGGAGGCTGCCCTCATCAACCACAACCTGCGGCAGTCCTCGCTGCTGCACTGTGTGGCCGTGGCCCAGCCACGGGCCATGGTGTACGGGGCAGAGCTCACGCGAG CGGTGTTGGAGGTGAAAGCTTCCTTGGAGCCCTCCATGGGGCTGTTCTGCACAGGGCTGCAGGAGGACCAGCGGGCCAGGTCCAGTTTAGGGGCTGATCACCTGGATCCCATGCTGGCCTGCTCCCCTACAGCTGCACCCCCATACACACTCTGCAAGGGCTTCAATG ACAGGTTGTTTCTGATCTACACCTCAGGCACCACAGGGATGCCGAAAGCGGCCATAGTGGTACACAGTCG ATATTACCGTATTGCTGCTTTTGGTTTCCACTCCTTTGGCCTGAgaggtgatgatgtcatctacAACTGCCTCCCCCTATACCACTCTGCAG GTAGCATCATGGGAGTCGGACAGTGTTTGTTATTCGGGCTGACCGTTGTCATCAAGAGAAAGTTCTCTGCCAGGTGTTTCTGGGATGACTGTGTCACATATAAATGCACT GCGATACAATACATCGGTGAGATCTGCCGCTACCTGCTGGCGCAAGAGGTCCGCCCCTCGGAGGCGAAGCACCAGGTGCGCGTCGCCATCGGCAACGGACTCCGCCCCACTGTGTGGGAGAAGTTTGTCAAGAGGTTCCGGATCCGCCGGGTTGGGGAGTTCTACGGTGCCACCGAGTGCAACTGTAGTCTCATCAACATTGACGGaaag GTGGGGGCCTGTGGTTTTAGCAGTCGCATTCTGCCCAACTTCTACCCCATCCGGCTGGTGAGAGTGCAAGAGGACAGCATGGAGCTGATCAGGAACGCACAGGGGCTCTGTGTAAGATGTACTCCTG GTGAGCCGGGGGTGCTGGTGGGTCGCATCGACCAGACTGACCCCCTCCGGCGATTCGACGGCTACGTAGACTCGGAGTCCACGGCTCACAAGATAGCTCACAGCGTCTTCACCGCGGGGGACTCTGCCTACGTCTCAG GAGACATGCTGGTGATGGACGAGCTGGGCTACATGTACTTCACGGACCGCGGCGGCGACACGTTCCGCTGGCGGGGGGAGAACGTCTCCGCCACCGAACTGGAGGGCGTCCTCAGCGGCCTGCTGGGccaggtgggcgtggccgtCTACGGCGTGGCCGTGCCAG GTGTGGAGGGTAAAGCCGGCATGGCCGCCATagcagacgcagacagacaggtggacgtGGGGAACTTCCTGCGTGCCGCGGAGAAAGCCCTGCCCTCGTACGCTCTGCCCGTATTCCTCCGGCTCACGTCAACCCTAGACACCACAG GCACCTTCAAGATTCTGAAGATGAGACTCCGACAGGAAGGATTCGATCCTGGGCTCTCCACCGATCCCATCTTCTATCTCAATAGCCGGGCTGGCTGCTATGAGGCTCTGTCACCACGACGATACTGTGATATCACTGCGGGGAGGGAGCGTCTGTAA
- the LOC115539905 gene encoding procollagen galactosyltransferase 1, protein MHRVDLLLPLLLTIFLSGLSRGYFPEERWTPESPLLAPRVLIALVCRNSGHSLPLVLGTVERLNYPKDRIALWVATDHNTDNTSALLEDWLVQVQNLYHYVEWRPQEVPRDYGKETGPKHWTGARYEHVLKLRQAALDAAREIWADYFLLMDCDNLLSNQDVLQLLMRENQTAVAPMLESRAAYSNFWCGMTSQGYYRRTPAYMPIRRRERRGCFAVPMVHSTFLLDLRKVASRQLAFYPPHPEYAWALDDVIIFAFSARSAGVQMHVCNRQTYGYLPVPLPSHSSLQDEADSFLHTQLEVSVNHPPLEPSIYLSVPPKRPDKMGFDEVFLINLHRRADRRERMLRALYEQELTCKVISAVDGKALNTSDIEAMGVQMLSAYKDPYHGRSLTKGELGCFLSHYNAWKEISERGLQSSLVIEDDLRFEVFFKRRLSNLLYEVTAHGLDWDLIYIGRKRMQVDHQETPVPKIHNLVEADYSYWTLGYMMSLKGARKLLRAEPLSKMLPVDEFLPVMYNKHPVSAYMAHFKQRDLRAFSAEPLLVYPTHYTGEPGYISDTETSVVWDNETVRTDWDRARSRKTQEQAELSSDAQNSDVLQSDLDNWSAKEEL, encoded by the exons ATGCACCGGGTCGACTTACTTTTGCCTCTACTACTGACCATTTTTCTTTCGGGGTTAAGCCGAGGATATTTCCCCGAGGAGCGGTGGACCCCCGAGTCCCCGCTTCTCGCTCCCCGGGTTCTCATAGCGCTGGTCTGCCGCAACTCGGGACACTCACTGCCTCTCGTCCTGGGGACAGTTGAGCGTCTAAACTACCCGAAGGACCGTATTGCTCTCTG GGTGGCGACGGACCACAACACAGACAACACCAGCGCCCTGCTGGAGGACTGGCTCGTCCAGGTGCAGAATCTCTACCACTATGTGGAGTGGAGACCCCAAGAAgttcccag ggACTATGGCAAGGAGACGGGGCCTAAGCACTGGACTGGCGCACGTTATGAGCACGTGTTGAAGCTTCGTCAGGCTGCCCTGGACGCGGCCCGGGAGATATGGGCCGACTACTTCCTG CTGATGGACTGCGACAACCTGCTATCCAACCAAGACGTTCTACAGCTGCTAATGAGAGAGAACCAGACCGCTGTCGCTCCCATGCTGGAGTCCAGGGCGGCCTACTCCAACTTCTGGTGCGGCATGACCTCCCAG GGCTACTACAGGCGGACCCCCGCCTACATGCCCATCCGCAGGCGGGAGCGGCGGGGCTGCTTCGCCGTGCCCATGGTGCACTCCACCTTCTTGCTGGACCTCCGCAAGGTCGCCTCCCGCCAGCTGGCCttctaccccccccaccccgagtACGCCTGGGCCCTGGACGACGTCATCATCTTCGCATTCTCAGCACGCAGTGCAG GAGTACAGATGCACGTGTGCAACAGGCAGACGTACGGCTACCTCCCCGTTCCCCTGCCCTCCCACAGCTCCCTGCAGGACGAGGCAGACAGCTTCCTGCACACTCAGCTGGAGGTCTCGG tgaaCCATCCTCCACTGGAGCCATCTATCTACCTCTCTGTGCCCCCCAAGCGGCCTGACAAGATGGGCTTTGACGAG gtgttcTTGATCAACCTGCACCGTCGAGCAGACCGGCGCGAGCGCATGTTGAGAGCGCTTTATGAGCAGGAACTCACCTGTAAGGTCATTTCCGCTGTGGACGGCAA GGCCCTGAACACCAGCGACATAGAGGCCATGGGTGTCCAGATGCTGTCCGCCTACAAAGACCCCTACCATGGACGCTCTCTCACTAAGGGCGAGCTGGGCTGTTTCCTCTCCCATTACAACGCCTGGAAGGAG ATCTCAGAGCGTGGTCTGCAGAGCTCTCTGGTCATAGAGGACGACCTCCGCTTCGAGGTGTTCTTCAAACGCCGTCTGAGCAACCTGCTGTACGAGGTGACCGCCCACGGACTGGACTGGGACCTGAT TTACATCGGCCGGAAGAGGATGCAGGTGGACCACCAAGAAACGCCCGTTCCCAAGATCCACAATCTGGTGGAGGCCGACTACTCCTATTGGACGCTGGGCTACATGATGTCGTTGAAGGGCGCACGGAAACTGCTCAGGGCGGAGCCTCTGAGTAAGATGCTCCCCGTCGATGAGTTCCTTCCCGTGATGTACAATAAACACCCAGT ctCTGCCTACATGGCCCACTTCAAGCAGCGGGACCTGCGTGCCTTCTCGGCCGAGCCGTTGCTGGTGTACCCCACCCACTATACGGGCGAACCGGGGTACATCAGCGACACGGAGACCTCGGTGGTCTGGGACAACGAGACGGTCCGCACCGACTGGGACCGCGCCCGCTCCAGGAAGACCCAGGAGCAGGCGGAGCTCAGCTCCGACGCACAGAACTCAGACGTGCTGCAGTCGGACCTGGACAACTGGAGCGCCAAGGAGgagctgtga